The following proteins are encoded in a genomic region of Nocardioides renjunii:
- a CDS encoding amino acid ABC transporter ATP-binding protein produces MSELLRLDGVRKSFGEHVVLRDVDLTVEPGECVVLIGASGSGKSTLLRCVNLLEVVDDGVITFEGRDITDPRVDGDEVRSRMGMVSQAYNLFPHLDVIGNVTLALRLVHGVDAEEARSRGLAMLDRVGLAARAEARPDDLSGGQQQRVAIARALVANPRLMLLDEVTSALDPELVGEVLDLLTELKGEGVTMLLNTHEMGFARDVADQVCFLHDGRIHERGTPQQVIGEPREERTRAFLSRIRA; encoded by the coding sequence GTGAGCGAGCTGCTCCGGCTGGACGGCGTCCGCAAGTCCTTCGGCGAGCATGTCGTCCTCCGCGACGTGGACCTCACCGTCGAGCCCGGCGAGTGCGTCGTGCTGATCGGCGCGTCCGGGTCCGGCAAGTCCACCCTCCTGCGGTGCGTCAACCTCCTCGAGGTCGTCGACGACGGCGTGATCACCTTCGAGGGCCGCGACATCACCGACCCGCGGGTGGACGGCGACGAGGTGCGCTCGCGGATGGGCATGGTCTCCCAGGCCTACAACCTCTTCCCGCACCTCGACGTGATCGGCAACGTGACCCTCGCGCTGCGGCTCGTGCACGGGGTCGACGCCGAGGAGGCGAGGTCGCGCGGGCTCGCGATGCTCGACCGCGTGGGGCTCGCCGCCCGGGCCGAGGCCCGACCCGACGACCTGTCCGGTGGGCAGCAGCAGCGCGTGGCCATCGCCCGGGCGCTGGTGGCCAACCCGCGGCTGATGCTCCTCGACGAGGTCACCAGCGCGCTCGACCCCGAGCTGGTGGGCGAGGTCCTCGACCTGCTCACCGAGCTCAAGGGCGAGGGCGTGACGATGCTGCTCAACACCCACGAGATGGGCTTCGCCCGCGACGTCGCGGACCAGGTCTGCTTCCTCCACGACGGTCGCATCCACGAGCGGGGGACCCCGCAGCAGGTCATCGGCGAGCCCCGCGAGGAGCGCACCCGCGCGTTCCTCTCGCGCATCCGGGCCTGA
- a CDS encoding amino acid ABC transporter permease, producing MAHRVVGETAGPAEDWQPSEVQRERDEWRRRRTLRSAAIAVVSTLLLLGAVGTAVVSSPGWERVRETYFDWDKAVSSFPAVLEGLWLNIRVMVVCWVLILLLSLTIAIVRTIRGPVAFPLRLLGTAYVDVFRGLPLLLVIFLLGFGGPALSLGGLPTSALFWGGAALVLSYSAYVAEVFRAGIESVHPSQRLAGRSLGLSYGQTLRHVVLPQAWRRVIPPLMNDLVSLQKDSGLIAVLGVTDAIRAAQIETAIDFNYTPYVVAGVLFCCLTIPMARLTDRYARRKGYHGAGGHL from the coding sequence ATGGCCCACCGGGTCGTCGGGGAGACGGCAGGGCCGGCGGAGGACTGGCAGCCCTCGGAGGTGCAGCGCGAGCGTGACGAGTGGCGGCGACGCCGTACGCTCCGCAGCGCCGCGATCGCGGTCGTCAGCACGCTGCTGCTGCTCGGTGCGGTGGGCACGGCGGTCGTCAGCTCGCCGGGCTGGGAACGGGTGCGCGAGACCTACTTCGACTGGGACAAGGCGGTGTCCTCGTTCCCCGCGGTCCTCGAGGGGCTGTGGCTCAACATCCGCGTCATGGTCGTCTGCTGGGTGCTGATCCTCCTGCTCAGCCTCACGATCGCGATCGTGCGCACCATCCGCGGGCCCGTCGCATTCCCGCTGCGGCTGCTCGGCACGGCGTACGTCGACGTGTTCCGCGGGCTGCCGCTGCTGCTGGTGATCTTCCTGCTCGGGTTCGGCGGCCCCGCCCTGAGCCTGGGTGGGCTGCCGACCTCGGCACTGTTCTGGGGCGGCGCCGCGCTGGTGCTGTCCTACTCGGCCTACGTCGCCGAGGTGTTCCGCGCCGGCATCGAGTCGGTGCACCCCAGCCAGCGGCTGGCCGGGCGCTCGCTGGGGCTGAGCTACGGGCAGACGCTGCGGCACGTCGTCCTGCCGCAGGCCTGGCGCCGGGTCATCCCGCCGCTCATGAACGACCTGGTCTCCCTGCAGAAGGACTCCGGCCTCATCGCGGTGCTCGGCGTCACCGACGCGATCCGCGCGGCGCAGATCGAGACCGCCATCGACTTCAACTACACGCCGTACGTCGTCGCGGGCGTGCTGTTCTGCTGCCTGACCATCCCGATGGCCCGGCTCACCGACCGCTACGCCCGCCGCAAGGGCTACCACGGAGCAGGAGGACACTTGTGA
- a CDS encoding ABC transporter substrate-binding protein translates to MLKTVRPFGLAAVAAATIALTACAPTDEADSGENTASDTSSDSAGSSESPAADACTPDSMETVADGTLTIATDTPAYEPWFVDNDPTNGEGYESAVAYAIAEELGYTAEQVSWVTVPFNKVVQPGPKDFDFDVNQVSITEARRKAVDFSSGYYDVVQTVITNEGSAIDGATSVADLADAKLGAQVGTTSYTAITDTIQPSEDPAVFDTNDQAVQALKNGQIDGIVVDLPTAYFMTAVQLDDGVIVGQLPLPEGEPEQFGAVLAKDSPLTDCVSSAVDALREDGILDQINQEWLAQQGAPELS, encoded by the coding sequence ATGCTGAAGACTGTCCGGCCGTTCGGCCTCGCCGCCGTCGCGGCCGCCACGATCGCCCTCACCGCCTGCGCACCGACCGACGAGGCCGACAGCGGCGAGAACACCGCCTCCGACACGTCCTCGGACTCCGCGGGCTCCTCGGAGTCGCCCGCCGCCGACGCGTGCACCCCCGACTCGATGGAGACGGTCGCCGACGGCACGCTGACCATCGCGACCGACACCCCGGCCTACGAGCCGTGGTTCGTCGACAACGACCCCACCAACGGCGAGGGCTACGAGTCCGCGGTGGCCTACGCCATCGCCGAGGAGCTCGGCTACACCGCCGAGCAGGTCTCGTGGGTGACGGTGCCGTTCAACAAGGTCGTCCAGCCCGGCCCCAAGGACTTCGACTTCGACGTCAACCAGGTCTCCATCACCGAGGCCCGCCGCAAGGCCGTCGACTTCTCCTCCGGCTACTACGACGTGGTCCAGACCGTCATCACCAACGAGGGCAGCGCCATCGACGGCGCCACCAGCGTCGCCGACCTCGCCGACGCCAAGCTGGGTGCCCAGGTCGGCACCACCAGCTACACCGCCATCACCGACACGATCCAGCCGTCGGAGGACCCGGCGGTCTTCGACACCAACGACCAGGCGGTGCAGGCGCTCAAGAACGGCCAGATCGACGGCATCGTCGTCGACCTGCCGACCGCCTACTTCATGACCGCGGTGCAGCTCGACGACGGCGTGATCGTCGGCCAGCTGCCGCTCCCGGAGGGCGAGCCCGAGCAGTTCGGCGCGGTGCTGGCCAAGGACAGCCCGCTGACCGACTGCGTCTCGAGCGCCGTCGACGCGCTGCGCGAGGACGGCATCCTCGACCAGATCAACCAGGAGTGGCTGGCCCAGCAGGGCGCCCCCGAGCTGTCCTGA